The Vitis vinifera cultivar Pinot Noir 40024 chromosome 1, ASM3070453v1 DNA segment TTATAGTGCCAGCGCTCAGGGGGAAGGATTATGGAAAGACGAAGATGCGGTTTCCAGACTACACAGAAACAGCATCAGGCCTTCAGTATAAGGTCACCTATTGAATAACCTTTGTCAAACCTCTTTGTATGTGAACTTGCATAATACACTCATGTTttagttaattagttttaattccatatttaaaaagaatGCAGGACTTGCGAGTGGGAAGTGGCCCTTCACCAAAGGTGGGGGAGACAGTAGTGGTAGGCTCTTGATCTTTTGTTTACATGGATTTATAACTTGGTGTAAAGTTGTTTGAACTCTGGGGACACTCAAAACAGAAAAATTCTTACAAGCAATAAATGGAataaatacttataaaaaaataaatatgcttTCTATCCCTTcacaaaagaatgaaaaaacaaaGTGATACTCTGAAAGATTGAAGTCCATGAACAACTCAATTTCACAACTTGAATGAAGCAAGGCCCCAAAAATAGAGTTCTGATAAAGATTGGACACTGCAATAACAGCATAGACacaaaaatagaaaccaaatcatTTGGATTAAATAATTACTGAAGAAATTGACTTGCAATTTTATGTTTAGTTATTTTACACAAGATGGAAAATTCTGTAGCATTCCCTAAACTGTAAATGAATTTTAGGTTGATTGGGATGGTTACACCATAGGATATTATGGGCGCATATTTGAAGCTCGTAACAAGACAAAGGGTGGTTCCTTTCAGGTATGGCATGCTTTACACCCTCTTAAACTAGGTTTTCTTCAATTCTACTAGACTGAAGTGCaataattatgttatttttttatatgcagGGCGATGACAAAgacttttttaaatttagagtAGGATCACAGCAGGTAAAAAACTTGTTATCCATGTTAAGCATCCaacctttttttccctttcagaTCAGGTTGGATGGATGTGATAATTTTTCCTGCACATTGAATTCTTTCTGGTTCTTcccttcatttatttatttataaatatgggATTATATCAGAAGCCATTGTTTGTGGTTGGGTACTTGGGTTGAATTGTACAACAACTAGGTTGTTTCATTATGCTGTAGCAGTTGTCTGTTCCTTTTATGCTGTATTGGTGGCACCTTTTTGGCAGTGACTATGGAAGTTTTTAATTGTGATGCCTGGTTCTTGAATGGTCAGGTAATACCAGCTTTTGAGGAAGCTGTTTCCGGCATGTCCCTGGGCAGTATCAGAAGGTGCTGTATCTGCCTTCTTCACATGGCCTTCGTTATTTTTAGAGAGATTGACATACATGAATGTGGATCATGAATAGTTGATTGCTCCCATTTTAACTGAATTCGTACATATCATGCACCAAATAGATAAGAAAGACAATAAAACTGAAGATATAAGCTTGAGTTCATACATCTCCAAGCTAACCTGATTTCTTGACCTGCTCATGCTCCTGTCTATAGTTGCTTATAGTCTCCACTCTATACGCTTCAGATGTGGGTCTCTATTATAATCGTCACCAGAATTGATTATGTAGACCCAAAAGAAAACATGCTGATCATTAAGAGACCAAGTCACAACTTGTAGTACACCTAGCTAATTGATTGGGGCATTTTTATGCTTGATTTTACTTCTTTTTGGGAAGAAATTATGACCCTCTTGGGTTGTTATCCATGGAAACTGTTCTTGCAAAAAATTTCATACTTCCCTCTTTTAACTTTGATCAGAAAATTAGGACTGGGAAGATCAGTACAATGTACTGTTCACACAATCTATGCATACAATTTCAAGTTCCCCTTCACAGTGATGCAGGATCATAGTGCCTCCTGAACTGGGATACCCCGAGAATGACTTCAACAAGAGTGGACCAAGACCAACAACATTTTCGGtaatgtataaatatttttggagatACTTTAGAGCCATGCATTTTTTTCCCAGAAGGTGCTAAATTCCAATCTGTTTCATAGGGTCAACGAGCCTTGGATTTTGTGCTGAGGAACCAAGGGCTGATAGACAAGACCCTTTTGTTCGATATTGAGCTTCTCAAGATCATACCGAACTGATCGAATGCCAGTTCCATTCCATCATGCATTAGCAAACACCACCCTGTAAGTATTGAGGttagccttttttttctttggcaaACTGGGGGCCTATTTGGTAAAtattttagagaataattttttgttcctttctagaatagatttttttgtttttttgaatttagaaaatatgtttgattaaattttaatggaaaatagttttttgagtATTTGTTGTGAAAACAGTTGTCTTTTAGAAGAAATTGGAggtgttttatttgatttttatatggtattttgagaaatgattgaaaacatgaaaaatactttgaaatttttttatactaaatataAACTTAATTGTAACTTCATGAAGAACAATTTAAATTTGAGttctcaaatatatatatgtcaaacacaattttttggGAACCGTTTCAAAAATGTTGCCAAACATGCACACTTTTGTAGCTTTTTCATAAATCATATTTATGGTTGGTTGATCCAGGAGTTCAAAGATCATAAGCTGTCAAGAGAGCCATTTAGTGAACACTATCATCTTCGAGAACATGGAGGAGTATTTCATGTAATGGGGAGTTTAGTTATTCCCAGGGGCAATACGGCATCGCAAACAGCATGTTggttttggtgcaattgggtcCTTGCCAACCAATAAAAAAGATGGATGGATAAAACAGAGGTCAGACTCTACTAGTCAATGTTGTTCAAAATATTATAGTTTTTTGTTTCATCCAGTTATCTCACTACTAATATGCATGCATTGTAGTTAGATATATGGCAAAAGATTTTATGAAGTTTTATCATCCATCCCGACAATTAATCAACATTATGGCACTTCATTTTTTACAGAATAATATTGCTTTCATGGATGCCTCTCTTCCTCATGTATGCTAATATTAGGCTAGCGGTATGCACTTAAGTAGAGTAATAACTTATTTGGGAGTGATTTTGATAGGATTAGAACTGCTTCCAATTGCTTGGAAGCACTTTCTTAGAAAAGTTCAGTATGTGATTGTCTTGAAATTCATTCATCTTTGCTTTTAGCTTTGCCAAAGCAATCACTGGCAACAGGTTCCTCTTCTCCATGTAACTATGCCTTTTTCATGCTCAACAGTTGTGCTGTCATaaccaaaaacaacaaaaattccaATTCCCAATTAAGCTTGATACGGAAGACTTTCAAACTCCAACTAGATTATAGGAACTTCtgaaaaatcatttcaaaatatttaggaAATCGGTTGAGGTGATTCttagataattttttgataggtggttgatgattctttcaaaaattccttttttttttgttatataacaCGCTatcaaaatcattatcaaagcactttgtttttgtttatacTTGAAAACAAccaatgatttttcttaaaataatttataatggAAGCACTATGAacaattttaactaaaaatattccCATACCTGATCTAAGACGTGGGCATCTGATCTACTTCCCTAATTTGAAGCTGGCACCGGTGATGTCCTCATCGATCCTCTTTCTCAGCCACTTCTATTTGATATTTTcctgcctctctctctctctctctaatatTTGCTCTGTTTCATGTTTCCCGGTCCAGATAGGCCACGGGGTGCAAAACGCGAAGAGTTGGTCTTAAAGTTACATTTGGGAGTGATCTTTTATTAATAATACTTCTATATTagaaatgctttttaaaaaattcaagatgcatcagaaaatgtttttagtaatATAATATGTATGAAAAGAAACATTTAATAAAAGCTGATTTTGAGAAAGTCGGAAACATGTCCTCACAAAGTAGACAGCCCTAAACATTTAGAGAACCGCTTGGaggtgattatttaaaaaataaatcttttatataatatatttttaaacatttttttatatatacaaacACTCACCTAGGGATTTTTTAGATAGTGTTTATGATAAAAACCTTGTGTACTGAATACTTCAATTATAATCATATTCAAACGGTTCCGATTTGAAGTGTTTCACAATGCCTGGAAGcattttcttacaaaaatgaaaacagccttgaaaaccaattttaaaaatataaaaaatcaatttaaatgatTGCTGGACAATCACATAATAGGTGATTCTCCTTAAAAAGTTTCTAATCAAAGCACTACTAATTATAGTACTACTAACATGTGTTTTAAGCGCCAAAATGCTAttctaaaatcacttttaaataaatttttagatttttaaaataaaaaataaaaccacttTGAAGCATTGGGAAAGGAGCATAACCGAGAAATACTTCTAATCAGGctttaaaataatagaaccTTCAAATCTATCGTATACATCAACCCTAGGTAGaagataaaaaaatcaaacaattttGTACCACCTGCGTCAAAAGAGATCCCTATAGcagataaaattaaatcatcaacattagatttcaaatttcatGGGCGATTAAAAAGGGAATGAAACCAAAATTCTGCTACAAACTACAGTTGACATGAATAGACAAAAGCTAAGGCAAGCACCTAATTCTGGGACAAACAACAACGATCACAATCCAAGAAAGCAGTACAAAGAGCTCTCAAAACATGGATGGATTAAAGGAATGAGAGTAGTACTGATGAGGTTCACAATAGCAAAACCTGGAAGGTACTGAGTTCGAATCTGGCAGACCATTCATGAAAAACGGTTAGGAAAATAGCCCAGTTAGTCAACAGGAAGTACTCGGCGCTTGTACCTCACCATGACCTTTCCCTTCACCCCCACAACCATGGCATTCCAGTCGATCTCGGGAAAAGGTGATATCAGTTCAAACTCAAAATTCCTCAGCAGATGGCTCCATATTGCCTTTATTTGCAGATATGCAAAGGGTTCCCCTAGACACCCATGCCGGCCACCTCCAAAAGATATATATGAGAATGCCCCTGCTACCTTGTCTTCTTCTCTCCCAACTGCAAATCTGTCGGGATCATACCTCTCTGGGTCCTTGTAGATATGCGGGAGCCGATTGGCAAATGCTGGGGATGTGGCAACAATGTGGCCCTTTGGAATGTCGTATTCTTTCCCATCCTTGGTTGTCACACTGAAATCACTGTGTGAGCTACGTAGCAGCATTATCAGGGGAGGGTGGAGTCTCAGGGCTTCCTTGATGCATCGGTACAAGACGTCCATCTCAGACAAGATATCGTGATCAACCTTGTTCCCATGTTTTTTCATCAGGTTCTTCTGCTCATCCAACACAGCAGAAAGGAATTCCTTGTGACGGAAGAGATATGCACCGGTCCATGTGGAAGTGATGGAACTGGTATGCTGCCCAGCGAACAAAGCAGCAATGAGCAGGCCAGTGACCTCAGCTTCGGTTGTTTGGCGACCATCTTTGTATTTGGAGTCCATAAAGCACTGTAACATGTCATTCTCTGACTTGCCAGTCTCTCTACGGGAAGCAATAATGTTTGCAAATATGTGAGCAAGCTTCGTGCGGGCCTGGTCGCGGCGGCGGTGGGCTGGGATGGGCAGGTATGGGAAGATAACGCTGATAGGGAGCATGCCGTTATCAAGGTCATGGAAGAGGGCAGACACATCAGCGAATAGCTTATCACGAACTTCTTGACCCAAGAGGCATCTACTGGCTGTTAAGATGATTAAATGCTCTAGCTCGTATTTAAGGTCCACTTCACCACTATCTCCCCACTTCGAGAAGTAATCCTGCATAGTTAGAAGACAAAACGGAAATGAGGCCATGTAGTTCCTACACAATGTGCAAATTTTACTGGAATAAGATTCGACAAACAATTTAGAAATTTAGCAATGAGGAACTCAAACCAAAATTTTGTCTGGggagaaataaaaacaaacaacccaTGGTAGATTAAGTGTTGCTGGTTATTCAGACTGAACCATTAGGTGTGGCTGGTTATTCAGATTGAACCCCAAACATCAAACTTCTGTGCACGGAAATGTGCGGACATAATGGAGAAACTTCCACTTATAAAGTGAAAGAATTGTCTAAGGATCATATACGGGTTCGTTAATGAATAGGAAAGCTCCCTGATTGTCCACTCGATCATGTTAAGAGAATCCTGAAGCTACTAATTGCCACCTTTTTTTCTTACCAAGAAAATCTACAATAAACCAACACCAATCCTGAAAATGCAAAGATCTGACTAAAGAGCAAGACAATGAAAAATGTGTAAGTTCCCCCGTAAAGGACAAGTTGATGCCACAGGAATAAGCATGAATTGTTATGAATCTTATGATTGTAGTGTTAGTACATATGCTGTTAAAAAGTGTCATATGAGATGAATGAAAGTCTTCATAAACATAATTCTTTTAGTTTGGGAAATCAAGAGAAAAGTTGAACAGATCAACTAGTATTAAAATCAAAATGCTGTAACATCtgaaaatcaaaggaaaatacCCAATAAGATactatatgaaaaaaaataaaaaaaaataaaggcatAACATGAATGTCTTTAATGAAAATCAGTAAGCTTGCAGATAACCATTGATTTCCTGATgtaatactttaaatatgaaaaagaaatgaggaaatatccaaagaaaaataatctgAGGAAACTAGAAAAAGCAGCAAATTGACGAGGTATTGTTTGTCATTCAAATTGAAATGACACTCTGCAGTCTGTTTTTCCTGCCTCACTACTACGGAAGGTACGTTTGAAGGGATATTGTCCTATCATTTCAATTGAACAAGCCTACAGTCCCATCAAACTCTCCATCAAATTAAATTAGCCTATTCGTTCAACCAAACCAAAATTAGCCTTTTTTTCAGCATTGGTAGTATGGAAGTTGTGTGTAGGTCCGActtctgttttaaaaaacagaagaaataGATaggaaatctttttttttccctaattccctgtattttaaaaaaattattgataaattttaaaatagaaaagtaGAAGTACAATAAGCGAACATATCATTCAAAAAAACATTCACAGTTTTGTtctagaaatgaaaaaacagaGGACAAACGAATGTCCGATCAACACCTTGAAGTTTTCTGTAAATTTGTAATGAACCTATGGGCCCTGGTATCCATCAGGATTCCCCCCTCTCGATCCCATCAGTGACGCAACagaccttttttttcctttcagtTTAAAAACAAGGTGACTATCATCCTGCTTTTAATCTAAAAGTTAGTACTGCCACAACATTCAAGATGAATAAAAATGTTATCATTTCTATAACACACAAGATGAGATCTGAAATTTTGCAAAAAGGTAAAATTCTCCGAAGGAAAATCAACTTGAAATTTTTGGGTTGAAATCGGTACTTTCGTTCACTATTCTAGACAAAACAGAGAGACAAAACAGAGCCTCCAATATGCAACGCTGAAAGCGTAAGTACAAACAGAAGTTGAAATGAAAGCTAGTGAGAGACACTTACTTCGGTTTCCGTTACCATCTGATCCACGTATCCCTTCAATTTGGTTACTCTCAGAGACTCTGTAAAGAACCGGAACTGCTCTTGCCTCACCGAATAATCAACATCGAAAACAACTCCGGGGCCAAAAGTGGGAACGTTGAACTGGTAAACCTCTTGCTGACTGAGATCAGCCTCTGGCGCCTTGAAGAAGTGCGCTGAGACCTCCGGTCCAATGAAGAAAGTGATGTTCTTATTCAACAGATTCAGGGTGAACACACTCCCAAGCTTCGGATACTCTTCTCGGAGCATCACCACCGGGCCTTTCAAGAACCGGAGAAGTCCACCGATCACTGGAAATGCCTTAACGGTAGGAGGAAGGCGCTTTCTAGATTTAGGAATCAGAAGCGCAGAGATTAGCTTGGCCACTACCACTGTAGCCACAATGAGGAGGGCCACATTGAAGAACTTGTTGTCTACATCCATGGCTTACAACAATTCTATAACCTCTAAGGGACTTAACTGAAAATCACGCCAGAGAAAAGATAAATCAGAACACATCACATCGCATTCAATGCGATCCCTAACATTTAAGAAAACCAGAAACGAATCTGCAACAGAGCACGTGGAAAAAAAGTAATCGAGGATGTTGTACCTAATAAAAAGGCACTTTTCAGCGTGACTTCAGTCCAGATCTGAAGAATCTCTGCATAAAAAATGTcgagaaaatttcaaaattctgaaGACTCAATGAGCATCCAATCCATCACACTCAATGACTTCAGCACTACCATCAAATACCAAAAATCATTACTCAAAAATTATCACTCAGACACTCCTTCAGCCCgcttgtttggttgctaagaaaccggaggaaaacagaaagaaacattaaaattccaattctgGAATTTCATTTTCTCGGTAACCTAACAAAACGGAGAGGGAATTCTAGCAATGCAGTGGCATAAAATCGATGAACACGAGACATAAGATCATCAAGAATTGCAAcggaaaatgaaggaaaaggaaaagaaaaagtatgtGGAAAAACACCTTAGAAATAATGAAGAGGAAAGAAGAAGACAAATGGGACAGACATCTCCAAAGCGATCTGTGTAGACtgtgaaattgttttttgaaactgTATTTTATAGCGGTTCTGAACCGGGCCTGAGCTGGGCCCATTGGTTCTTGAAAACCAAAACCATGGGCTCTCCAAGGTGGTTTGGCCTCTAACCTGACCGATTAAATCCAAAATCAAAGTCTtttgtggttaattaatcaacaCAAGTAACacaataatttctaataaattccgattttatggaaaataattttggttttattttagaaaatcaatGTGTCATATTATGGTATGGGATAGGTGCATTGCAATATTTACTATTTAGATGGTTGgtataattatgaaatttattatattatttttttaaaagtatgttTAACAATGTTTatcttaaaagtgtttttagtaaaaatatatgatccatttgattatatttccttaaatttgtttttaaaaattattttttatttttaaatttaaaaacaatttttaaaaacaaatttaaaaaaacatgatcaaacgggtctatgtttttcttttgattttaaaaatcaatgaaaataacttttacttgttctttaaaaattattttgtatttcattttatctttaaaaatcatttttaatagcCATTAcctatccaatttttttttcaaaaaaatagcataagtgatttttgctttttattttttaccttccttcaaaaacatttttcatgttaaaaatattaccTACCCAACTTTCAGCCAAATATTTTGCTTGTGATGAAAGTATAAAGTAAATAATGAGTGTAcgatgaaatttgagtttttttttagtaagaaTATAAATAGAtatgatgatttaaaataataagatgatgtataaaatatgaaatatataacaATGGGACCGAAGTAGGACGAAAATTGAAGTGTACATATAACACGCTTTAATTGGTGGCaccttttttttatgtttataccATAGCTAAACCCTATATCTTAACACATTTTTACCTTAGTAGGTTGTGGTGCGGAGAGGCCAAGCACACATGAACAAACTCCGAATGGATAGGGAGTCTAGCGCCTACTAGATAGTCAAGCGTCCCTAAAGAAACACGTTGGATGGTCGAGAGTGAGGTTAGGAAAAAGCAATTGCCTTCAATTTAACCCTGTGAAACAGAATTTGTGGGGGAGAGTGGTTCGTGggaaatataataacatttctCGCACACTCTAGAACAAGCGgctatttgaataaatttataaaaaactattttttatatataaaaaattattatttgtatcTTCAAATTCGAAAAATAGTTttcacttttaaaaacaaaaatattgttttagaaaCAAATAATCCCCAAGTAGACTCATAATTGTTGTGTTTATGAATTATTTCTATCATGAACACTTGGATGAAAACTATGTTTTATAAGACTATTGAGGCTTATGTTTTGAGGGGAGCCTTGAGGTAGGACCATACAAATTAGTCTCGAGGTTATAACCTCGAGGCTATTGAGGCTTAAGCTTAATATTCAAAAAGTTAATGAGTTTAGGATCTTTATGGATTTTTTGTATAGCCTCAAAGGTGGTAAGGGTTAACCCTCTACTATTCAAAAGGTTTTAATGGGTTTAACATCTTTATGAGCTTTTGTATATACTTATTAAGATGTTTAAACCTCTACTATTCAAAAGGTTTTAATGGGTTTAACACCTTTATGAGcttttgtatatatttgttaaGATGTTTAAGCCTTAATATTCATTGGTTGAAATGATTTATGCTTTTATGAGGTTTTGATAAAGATTTACAATTTTTGCCTTACCTCCAAAATTAGGGTTAAACCTcatagaaaaaaatagaagaattatTGGTCATCATAGTATCCGATCTATCATTATGTTATTATTGATGGATGAAAAAGATAATAGAACAATTGgatataattataattcaaAAGAGATTCTATCCTGATaatagttttaaagattttttgataaatgCATGAAAGGATTGGATTttaagaaagacaaaaaaagaaaaaaagaaaaaaataaataaattaaaagctattgaaaatgacattcaattgatttgattatcatacatcacatgatttttctattattatttttctaatttttaagattttgttattattattattaaattaaggCTTAAGCCTTGTTCCACCTTATTGCCCCTTATCCTACCTTGAGGCTTATGCTTTGCTTCATTTGGACAAAATGTCTCAAGATCGCCTTTaatcttttaaaacattggatGGAATTAATATGCATACACATTAGGGTTCAAACTTGCTACAGCATCCATCCATGCCATTAATCATTATTCCTCCATTTTCCAAACAGCTAAGAATTATACTAAACTTGGAGTCGTTACCTGTTGTTGTGTTTATGTGaatacaaaaatacaaaagaaaaaaaaaaacacg contains these protein-coding regions:
- the LOC100242104 gene encoding sterol 14-demethylase yields the protein MDVDNKFFNVALLIVATVVVAKLISALLIPKSRKRLPPTVKAFPVIGGLLRFLKGPVVMLREEYPKLGSVFTLNLLNKNITFFIGPEVSAHFFKAPEADLSQQEVYQFNVPTFGPGVVFDVDYSVRQEQFRFFTESLRVTKLKGYVDQMVTETEDYFSKWGDSGEVDLKYELEHLIILTASRCLLGQEVRDKLFADVSALFHDLDNGMLPISVIFPYLPIPAHRRRDQARTKLAHIFANIIASRRETGKSENDMLQCFMDSKYKDGRQTTEAEVTGLLIAALFAGQHTSSITSTWTGAYLFRHKEFLSAVLDEQKNLMKKHGNKVDHDILSEMDVLYRCIKEALRLHPPLIMLLRSSHSDFSVTTKDGKEYDIPKGHIVATSPAFANRLPHIYKDPERYDPDRFAVGREEDKVAGAFSYISFGGGRHGCLGEPFAYLQIKAIWSHLLRNFEFELISPFPEIDWNAMVVGVKGKVMVRYKRRVLPVD
- the LOC100257384 gene encoding peptidyl-prolyl cis-trans isomerase FKBP19, chloroplastic, whose protein sequence is MASISAIEGFLPNSLAISLGKASKSRWHMKIPRSNGGSSQELPRFSYSIDVSGGMGCRPVFGRREAAMLSIGLLAGAIWNASENEVAVASEFTDMPALRGKDYGKTKMRFPDYTETASGLQYKDLRVGSGPSPKVGETVVVDWDGYTIGYYGRIFEARNKTKGGSFQGDDKDFFKFRVGSQQVIPAFEEAVSGMSLGSIRRIIVPPELGYPENDFNKSGPRPTTFSGQRALDFVLRNQGLIDKTLLFDIELLKIIPN